Proteins encoded by one window of Cellvibrio sp. KY-GH-1:
- the mutM gene encoding bifunctional DNA-formamidopyrimidine glycosylase/DNA-(apurinic or apyrimidinic site) lyase translates to MPELPEVETTLRGISPHILGHKVTEIVIRQPRLRWPIPTELAALLPGKKLLGVRRRGKYLLLDFGLGHALIHLGMSGSLRIVNVDEPPSFHDHFDLVFGKQALRYCDPRRFGCLLWIEGEPEKHKLLADLGPEPLADNFTADYLFERTRKRSQAIKQFIMDSKIVVGVGNIYANESLFMSAIKPIRKAGSLTRKNCEDLVRDIQFVLRRSIDQGGTTLRDFVGGDGKPGYFKQQLLVYGRGGEPCTRCKKLLKEVRMNDRTTVYCVDCQK, encoded by the coding sequence ATGCCTGAATTACCTGAAGTTGAAACTACCCTGCGTGGCATTAGCCCCCATATTCTCGGTCACAAAGTGACGGAGATTGTCATCCGCCAGCCGCGTCTGCGCTGGCCGATTCCAACCGAGCTTGCTGCCTTATTGCCGGGTAAAAAGCTACTGGGTGTGCGGCGGCGTGGAAAATATCTGTTGCTCGATTTTGGGTTGGGGCACGCACTAATTCACTTGGGGATGTCAGGTAGCTTGCGTATCGTCAACGTGGATGAACCTCCATCGTTTCACGACCATTTTGATCTAGTGTTTGGCAAGCAGGCGCTGCGTTATTGCGACCCGCGCCGTTTTGGCTGTTTGTTATGGATTGAAGGTGAGCCTGAAAAGCATAAGTTATTAGCCGATTTGGGGCCGGAACCCCTGGCTGATAATTTCACTGCGGATTATCTGTTTGAGCGGACGCGCAAACGCAGCCAGGCGATCAAACAATTCATTATGGACAGTAAGATCGTTGTGGGTGTGGGGAACATCTACGCTAATGAGTCGCTGTTTATGTCGGCAATCAAGCCGATTCGCAAGGCGGGCTCACTGACACGGAAAAACTGTGAAGACCTGGTGCGCGATATCCAATTTGTCTTGCGGCGTTCGATTGATCAGGGCGGAACAACCCTGCGCGACTTTGTGGGTGGAGATGGCAAACCAGGCTATTTCAAACAGCAGTTACTGGTTTATGGTCGCGGCGGCGAGCCCTGTACGCGGTGCAAAAAGCTGCTTAAAGAGGTGCGCATGAATGATCGCACCACAGTTTACTGTGTGGATTGCCAGAAATAA
- a CDS encoding HDOD domain-containing protein, whose amino-acid sequence MTEIRGLEAWMDALAEQELPTLDAVVREICELSENEKCRAEDLTKIILRDADLTSKVLRIANSVHYNPSFAPIKTVSRAIVHLGFDNLRNITLATTLIDNFLKGKPKTLLIQSLARSFHAAVQAKAMVPFLDGDKKEQVFIAALLRNISELALISTGRKVVEDFIVARDQTPQAEHSLALDYLGVDTSLLSRHLIKDWALGDLLSESCENHVHSSPAARAVNLGNQISTYIQRGMKSAEMQKLCQQTAGLCKIPFEDAKKQVLRMADEASVIAKIYGVDVLISALPDPHLLEEKDTPAVKTDYLFQQQLNQIHKAMLEGSDLPKVTQLSLAALHEGADIARLAILIVDHKNKVLDVRYVAGKGTHLWRQQIKISLERLHKGELLHELLRTQQPFHYSVEAGQADVGALQAMAAKGDIFIAPLQLNKRLMAIAYADNESGKLSARQFEEFQLIANQLNLMMRLSAAH is encoded by the coding sequence ATGACAGAAATTCGTGGGCTTGAGGCATGGATGGATGCGCTCGCTGAACAGGAACTGCCTACGCTCGATGCAGTAGTGCGGGAAATTTGCGAGCTGAGTGAAAATGAAAAATGCCGCGCGGAAGATCTGACCAAAATTATCCTGCGCGATGCAGATCTCACCTCCAAGGTTTTGCGTATTGCCAATTCTGTGCACTACAACCCCTCGTTTGCTCCCATAAAAACGGTTTCGCGCGCGATTGTGCATTTGGGCTTTGATAATTTGCGTAACATCACTCTGGCTACCACGTTGATTGATAACTTCCTCAAGGGTAAGCCTAAAACTTTATTAATCCAAAGTCTGGCGCGGTCGTTTCATGCAGCAGTACAAGCCAAAGCGATGGTGCCGTTTCTTGATGGTGATAAAAAAGAACAAGTATTTATTGCAGCGTTGCTGCGTAATATCAGCGAGCTCGCATTAATTTCTACCGGGCGAAAGGTAGTGGAAGATTTCATTGTGGCGCGTGACCAGACTCCACAGGCAGAGCATAGCCTTGCATTAGACTATCTAGGGGTTGATACCAGTTTGCTCTCGCGTCACTTAATCAAGGATTGGGCGCTGGGTGATTTACTCAGTGAGTCGTGTGAAAACCACGTGCACTCCAGCCCGGCAGCACGCGCGGTTAATTTGGGCAATCAAATCAGCACTTATATTCAGCGCGGAATGAAAAGCGCTGAAATGCAAAAGTTATGTCAACAAACCGCAGGCTTGTGCAAAATTCCATTTGAAGACGCCAAAAAACAAGTGTTGCGTATGGCTGATGAGGCCTCAGTGATCGCCAAAATTTACGGTGTGGATGTATTAATTAGCGCATTACCAGACCCCCACCTCCTTGAGGAAAAAGACACACCTGCAGTTAAAACCGATTATTTATTTCAGCAGCAACTCAACCAGATTCACAAAGCCATGCTGGAAGGTAGTGACCTGCCTAAAGTAACCCAGCTATCGCTTGCGGCGCTGCATGAGGGTGCAGATATTGCGCGTCTTGCTATTTTGATTGTCGACCATAAAAACAAAGTGTTGGATGTCCGTTATGTCGCGGGTAAGGGGACACACTTGTGGCGGCAGCAAATAAAAATCAGTTTGGAAAGACTTCACAAGGGGGAGTTGTTACATGAATTGCTGCGCACCCAGCAGCCGTTTCACTATAGTGTCGAAGCCGGTCAGGCTGACGTGGGCGCATTGCAAGCCATGGCTGCCAAAGGCGATATTTTTATTGCGCCCTTGCAGTTGAATAAACGCTTGATGGCAATTGCCTATGCGGATAATGAAAGTGGAAAGTTGTCGGCGCGTCAGTTTGAAGAGTTTCAGTTAATTGCCAACCAACTAAATTTGATGATGCGTCTTAGTGCCGCACATTAG